From the genome of Nicotiana tabacum cultivar K326 chromosome 17, ASM71507v2, whole genome shotgun sequence:
GactctttacttttaaatttcattttatttttaataatatattcTTATAGTCATAGAAATTAGACTATTGGTCTAATAACCAATTAGACTCCCGTACCTGAATGATTTtctaatataaatatttttctaaTAAAATTCCTTTTCAAATATCGAAAAAGGGGCAAGGAGGGGGCACTCCAAATTACCAAACAATTTAACATTGACGACGAAGCGTGCCagtaatataaatatattttttcctaTTCTTGAATCCTGTTAAAGATTCTAGTTTTCCAATTAGTAACAAAAGTTATGGTAAGTATATAGTATTAAAGATTCTAATTTTCCAATAGCTAACAAATTTATGGAACGGTTTCCTTATGTTTTTTATTTAAGTAGAACAGCATTCCAAATTAAAAACCAGTTCCCTTCAATTAAAACGAGTAAATGAGTCTTTTCCGATATCTTTTATTCATACACCAAATAAGTCTTCTATAAATTATACATCAACAAGTCCTCAATTTACGAAAGCCATAATTACAATTAATCTTCTTCTTTCTCCTACAATGAATACTACTACTCACAGTACTGTGAAGAAAATTCAAGGACGGAGAAAAATTGCAATCAAGCGAATAGACAATCTAAATAGTCGGCATGCTACTTTCTCCAAACGCCGTTTAGGACTTTTCAAAAAAGCTAGCGAACTTTGCATCTTAAGCGGTGCCGAAATCGTTATTCTCGTTCAATCTTTAAAACGACAACGTCTTTTTGCTTTCGGTCATCCCAACGTTGACGCCGTTATCGACCGTTATCTCATCGGAAAATCATCATCGTCATCGACCGCCGATCAATACAATGTGCAACAGAACAATCAATATTATTCTCAAATTTGTAGAGAATTGGAGGCTgataagaaaaaaaaggagattaTTGAAAATTCAAAGATTGTGAATAATAATGAGGGATTTTGGTGGAATGAACCAATTGATGATATGGGAATTGAGGAACTTGAAGAATTTATGGCTGCAttggaagaattgaagaagaaagtaACAATGAGAGCTGATGAATTGAGTATGATTACTGGTTCTTCAGTACTGCCAACTACTTCaactataaataataatattgcTAGATTTGGGGCTGAGGATCAATTCTTGAATCAGGCTGCTATCGACTATTGTTCTTCAATTGTTCCTTATCAATTCAATTACCCTGGAGATGGCCAATTCTTAAGCGGTTATTATGATTAATTAGTTGAGTATTGATTAAGAAGTTTCATGTTTTACCTTTCTAATTTTCTTTCTCTTGTTTATGATGAAGTAGCATGTCGTGATCTTTTgtgttatatgtatatatataacaaaacTGAGAAGCTGTTGTTTTTTGTATTAATAATCTCAAATAAGCTAATTGCTCAAGTGACAAAACTAATTAGTATTACTACATTAATTAAAAACATAGTGATGAGAGAATTCGGAATTGGAAAATCATTTACAAAAGATTGTATTTTGAACAATTGTATTTCTAGTTGGTATTACTATTAGGCTTATGAAATCTCAATTTTCTTGTGCGTGCAACAAGTTTAAGTGTGGAGTAGTAATTTCGCTCTATTAATTTATAAATCTTGATTGTTTGTTAGTTAACAAGGTAGCATAcattttcttcaattatttttgatttttcttgtttctaacaaGTTGAGTTGAGTTAAATGTTATGGAAATGGAAGTCTGCCAAAACTCTTTCAAAACACAGGCATTAACAAGATCGAATGAGCCAAGGGCTATACACACACTCAAGATAATTAAATTTAGGATTCAATGGTTAAACGAGGGAGACGCAAATACTAAATTCTTTCATGCAACAACAATGCAAAGAAGGAAGAAATGGATCAGATACTTAACATCAAAGACATTGCACTGGGGACTGGACCATTGATCAAAATAAAGATTTTGACATAGTCCAAAGTTATTTTACTAACTTATATTCAACAGAACAATCCAAAATTCATTCAAATGGCGTTAAGATTTAGGGTTTGTATAACAAATTAGTTCTTTTGTCGTGAATTTTGGAAGTAAGTTATGCTAGAGAGTTCGTAGAGATCATGGATTTGATACATTCAATAGGAATTGGAATGTAAAACTTCATTCAAGCATTTTTCATTAGGACACATTATTGTCCTTGAGTTTTCAATTACAGCACTTTGAGTTTCATGTGGCTATTTTTCATCTACTTCCCCCCGGTTTTTAAGTTGTGGCTATTTCTTAACTATTTTACAAAATGCTGGCTATTCCTCAATTAGTGGCCCTTAAAGTGGCTACCTGATAAGTGTCATTTTTAGTTTTTCCCGTATAACATAACTAGTGTCAAACCAGTTAATAGTTCATCAGTAGGACTTGCCCATAATGTTTCAGCCCAGGCAACTGCAAAGGCCTATTGTAATGGACCCAATATCCAAAACCAAATACAGAACCAAAAATTGATATATTACTACCGAGAACAAAGAAATTACACTAGGAAGCAACAATATGTAAGGATAGTAACAGAAAGAAACAGACGAGAGAGAGAGACAGAGCCACAGAGAGAAATAGACGAGGAAGAGAGAGACCAGGAGAGGGGAATTTCTAAATAACAAGTCGCATAACCCCCTTGCTAACCACTGGTCCTTTTTAACTGATTCCTGATTGCATCTCTTGGGCCTGGATCCCAAATTAACCTTTTTAAAGGCCTTGTCCTCTGTCTTCTTCTCGGCCCAATGGTTCTTCTCAGCTCAATATTGGGTTGGAGCTGATTTATAACAATACTCATGTCCTCAACAAGAACTTTGCCCTCAAGGTTCGAGTCAAGAAACCCTAAAAACAATGGTAAACTAATTGCGGCTATATAAACATCCACAGGTGCAAGGGCCACTGATTGGCAAGTCCACTTGCATATAAAAAAGAAAACAGCAGTCCCATATGTGCTAGCAACACTAGTTCGGGTAATGATGTTTGTTGAAGCGACTTCAATGACTAGCACAAACCTTGGCATATATGTTGCGGTGGCGAGCTCATCTCTATCACAAgtagaaaggaaaacaagaaccCCCTCCATGACAAGGGCAAGTTGTGCCTCTAGAACCTCTAGCAAAGCAACAAATACAGCAAATGGTAAGCCTTCAGAGATTTCAAGTCTTGGTATGGCAATTTTGCACAATGAAGGCCAAAACGACTTTGCGCTATCATATGCAAAGTGTTCAGAATCCCTCCTAGCTTTTAACCCAACGAATGCAGATGTATTCTCGGTGAAACCAATAAGCACAATTTCCTTGGTGACCCTTATTCTCCAGTATCGTAACCCTTAGGTCCAATGTTATTACTTGTCCGTTGGATTTCATACTCAAAGTGCTGAAACACTCCACTATAGACTCAATTGTAACCTTAACTTCAGGGTGAAGCTCTAGAGTTTCAAACTTCCCCAAACAAGCAGTGGTATCAATATTACTATTCCCTTTCATTTTTCTCTGTAGCTCACCTGGTGCCCCAGTAACTCTAATGATATCCGCAGAATGTGACTCAATAAGGAATGCACCAGTAACTCTAATGCTATCCGCGGAATGTGACTCAATGATGAAATAATACTCTGACTTGGTAATGTCGTGAATAGTTGCTTTCAATTGATGAAAACAGAAATTATCAATACAGAAAGGTACCATGTATATAGACAGATTAGCTATGGCTTTCAAGATTGCCTCAAGGACACCCTCTCTGTCTTCAAGAGTTGGTACGTCAAAAGGGTCTCCGCCAGGATCGAAGACTACACTCATTTCAAAAGTAACTTGGGCTCTCAGATTTACCCCAAATTGCCGAGCTATAACACCTTGAAGGACTTGTGCAGTTCTTTCTCTGTGAATTTTGCTGGCAGCATCTAGAACAACACCAAGATGTGGAGCAAGGACTAATGCATCAGTAATGAAGTCAGATGTTGGCCTAGTAAAATAGCAAGTCCAATAATGATTATGCAACCATAGCCGTTCGGGATCCCACACTTGAGTCATAGAGTTAACATttgcaaagaagaaaaatatgccAGTAGATCCCATCAATAGAAGTGGCTCCATATTCACTGTATAACCTATTAGAGACTTAAACGTGATACTTAATGTGAAACTTATTCCTGGATCTCCAACACAAAAACCCTCCGACGTTGATCAGTGAAAGTGTTATCAATATGACAAGCTGATTTCTCAAGGATTTCCTTGAAATCGTCCACAACTATGGTCGAGTAATCGTTTCAAGTACTATCGAAATTGATTGAGAAAGCAATATGCGGTACACTCACCACCAATAGAATACCTTCATCATGTTCTACTTCCCCACTAGAGTTTCCATGCTCAACATCCAGTATCATTTCATCTGAAGGCATTTTACCTGTTGAAAtcccatcctcattctccagaaATTTTTTATCAAGATATAGATTCACAATAGTTTTTGGTCCCATGAAAAAGTCAGCAAGATACATGTCATCCAAGACCTCAAATTCAATTTGCCGTTCACTAGAGCTACGATCAAGAGAAGTCGTATTAACGTACCTCTCTGGCATATCTCTATGGGAACTGTCATCGAACAGTTGGACTTTGCTGCTATCAGGAGTTGTAGCTTCGGCATCAGGCAGTTCGACTGGAGAAACTGATTGCACCTTTTCGAATACCTTAGGACAGCCATTATG
Proteins encoded in this window:
- the LOC142171683 gene encoding agamous-like MADS-box protein AGL62; protein product: MNTTTHSTVKKIQGRRKIAIKRIDNLNSRHATFSKRRLGLFKKASELCILSGAEIVILVQSLKRQRLFAFGHPNVDAVIDRYLIGKSSSSSTADQYNVQQNNQYYSQICRELEADKKKKEIIENSKIVNNNEGFWWNEPIDDMGIEELEEFMAALEELKKKVTMRADELSMITGSSVLPTTSTINNNIARFGAEDQFLNQAAIDYCSSIVPYQFNYPGDGQFLSGYYD